One window of Streptomyces sp. SUK 48 genomic DNA carries:
- a CDS encoding histidine kinase yields MTTLPPASAAVAEELGAMGPLVARLGRAGRRLRGADLARPWVLDTAVVAVVFLLFCLPDLLHGGVVDADGPRRFRLAFTRLPVAAMFAAQAGLVLPLLWRRRRPATAFAAVAAVFVLQWALGAALHADVALFIALYSLALHGRPRQLPWACAVMGAALVLVAVRVSVVVSVTDTLFFLLSTATAALALGLVIRIRRAQLAALRDRAARLETERDQRSRLAAASERARVAREMHDIVGHHLSVVITLADAGVCAAAGATAAGSGRGTEALGLIGDTGRQALAELRRVLGVLRDTDAPSAGPELSPQPGLADLDALCHGVRAAGLDVVYRSTGKAEALDGGVQLTVYRIVQEAMTNTLKHAGAGTRVDLAIDVGEDRLGIQVRDTGTTVRAGRHADGQGLSGMRERVALYGGHLSAGPAPGGGWTVAATLDLGSREGAA; encoded by the coding sequence ATGACCACCCTGCCTCCCGCCTCCGCGGCGGTCGCGGAGGAACTCGGCGCCATGGGGCCGCTGGTCGCCCGGCTCGGCCGGGCCGGCCGGCGGCTGCGGGGTGCCGACCTGGCCCGGCCCTGGGTGCTGGACACCGCCGTGGTGGCGGTCGTCTTCCTGCTGTTCTGCCTGCCGGACCTGCTGCACGGCGGCGTCGTCGACGCCGACGGGCCGCGCCGCTTCCGGCTCGCGTTCACCCGGCTGCCGGTCGCCGCCATGTTCGCCGCGCAGGCGGGCCTGGTGCTGCCGCTGCTGTGGCGCAGACGGCGCCCCGCGACGGCCTTCGCGGCCGTCGCCGCCGTGTTCGTCCTCCAGTGGGCCCTCGGCGCCGCCCTGCACGCGGACGTCGCCCTCTTCATCGCCCTGTACAGCCTCGCCCTGCACGGCAGACCGCGCCAACTGCCCTGGGCGTGCGCGGTGATGGGGGCCGCCCTCGTGCTGGTCGCGGTGCGGGTCTCGGTCGTCGTGTCCGTCACGGACACGCTGTTCTTCCTGCTGAGCACGGCGACCGCGGCCCTCGCGCTGGGCCTGGTGATCCGGATCCGCCGCGCCCAGCTCGCCGCGCTGCGGGACCGGGCGGCCCGCCTGGAGACGGAGCGCGACCAGCGCAGCAGGCTGGCCGCCGCCTCCGAACGGGCCCGGGTGGCACGGGAGATGCACGACATCGTCGGCCACCACCTGTCCGTGGTGATCACCCTGGCGGACGCGGGCGTGTGCGCCGCGGCCGGTGCGACCGCCGCCGGGTCCGGGCGCGGTACCGAGGCCCTCGGGCTCATCGGCGACACCGGCCGCCAGGCCCTCGCCGAACTCCGGCGCGTGCTCGGTGTGCTGCGGGACACCGACGCCCCGTCCGCCGGACCCGAACTCAGCCCGCAGCCCGGGCTCGCCGACCTCGACGCCCTCTGCCACGGGGTGCGAGCCGCCGGGCTCGACGTCGTCTACCGGAGCACCGGGAAGGCCGAAGCCCTGGACGGGGGCGTCCAGTTGACCGTCTACCGGATCGTGCAGGAGGCCATGACGAACACCCTGAAGCACGCGGGCGCCGGCACCCGGGTCGACCTCGCGATCGATGTCGGGGAGGACCGGCTCGGCATCCAGGTCCGTGACACCGGCACGACCGTCCGGGCAGGCCGACACGCCGACGGCCAGGGGCTGTCGGGCATGCGCGAGCGCGTCGCGCTGTACGGCGGCCACCTCAGCGCGGGCCCCGCCCCGGGCGGCGGCTGGACCGTGGCGGCCACCCTCGACCTCGGCTCGCGGGAGGGAGCGGCGTGA
- a CDS encoding ABC transporter permease, with product MSTLTETTSAAGNTEAAPGRPAYRVTGRRVLASEWAKLWSLRSTWITLGLGLLFLVVFGVIASYRYQSMIGSPRMDKDFARSTALSLSLFGANFAQLALGVLGVLVMAGEYSTGMIRSTMAAVPRRLPVLWSKAAVYGLVALAVGTAGAFVAFLVGSRVVSDTSAALTLGHAGVVRGLLGAGLYLGLVGVIGTALGALLRSVAGGISVLVAGFMLVPGLASLLPSSWQDDIAPYLPSNAGQAMYALTHDATSLSPGAGLLVFLGWTALALAGAAYRLRREDV from the coding sequence ATGAGCACCCTGACCGAGACCACCTCAGCCGCGGGGAACACCGAGGCCGCGCCCGGCCGCCCCGCCTACCGGGTCACCGGGCGCCGCGTGCTGGCCTCCGAATGGGCCAAACTCTGGTCCCTGCGCTCCACTTGGATCACCCTCGGCCTGGGACTGCTGTTCCTCGTCGTCTTCGGCGTCATCGCCTCCTACCGCTACCAGTCCATGATCGGCTCACCCCGCATGGACAAGGACTTCGCCCGCTCCACGGCCCTCAGCCTCTCCCTCTTCGGCGCCAACTTCGCCCAACTCGCCCTCGGCGTCCTCGGCGTCCTGGTCATGGCGGGGGAGTACTCCACCGGCATGATCCGCTCCACCATGGCGGCCGTACCGCGCCGGCTGCCCGTGCTCTGGTCCAAGGCGGCCGTGTACGGCCTGGTCGCCCTCGCCGTCGGCACGGCCGGCGCGTTCGTCGCCTTCCTCGTCGGCAGCCGCGTCGTCTCCGACACGTCCGCCGCCCTGACGCTCGGCCACGCGGGCGTCGTCCGGGGCCTGCTGGGCGCCGGACTCTACCTCGGCCTCGTCGGCGTCATCGGTACGGCCCTCGGCGCCCTGCTGCGCTCGGTGGCCGGCGGCATCTCGGTCCTGGTCGCCGGCTTCATGCTCGTCCCCGGCCTCGCCTCCCTGCTGCCCAGCTCCTGGCAGGACGACATCGCCCCCTACCTGCCGAGCAACGCGGGCCAGGCGATGTACGCCCTCACACACGACGCCACCTCGCTGTCCCCCGGCGCCGGGCTGCTGGTCTTCCTCGGCTGGACCGCGCTCGCGCTGGCGGGGGCGGCCTACCGGCTGCGGCGGGAGGACGTCTGA
- a CDS encoding ATP-binding cassette domain-containing protein, protein MIEARGLTKRYGEKTAVDGLDFVVKPGTVTGFLGPNGAGKSTTMRMIVGLDAPTSGSVTVNGRRYAGHRAPLQEVGALLEAKSVHPGRSAYQHLRALALTHGIPRRRVDEVVRLAGLGDVAGQRAGSFSLGMGQRLGIAAALLGDPRTVMLDEPVNGLDPEGVLWIRNLLTSLAAEGRTVFVSSHLMSEVAQVADHLIVVGRGRLLADTTVRDLVREAGGDTVRVATEDPGRLREVLAGPGVEITGRGGAEELQVSGVSAREIGLKAAEHGIPLFELSTKAVSLESAFMDLTRDSVEYHGGTHGGDTAGTRTDRTGSAA, encoded by the coding sequence ATGATCGAGGCACGAGGACTGACCAAGAGGTACGGCGAGAAGACGGCGGTCGACGGACTGGACTTCGTCGTCAAGCCCGGCACCGTCACCGGATTCCTGGGCCCGAACGGCGCCGGGAAGTCCACCACCATGCGCATGATCGTCGGTCTCGACGCCCCGACGAGCGGCTCCGTCACCGTCAACGGCCGCCGCTACGCCGGTCACCGCGCCCCGCTCCAGGAGGTCGGCGCCCTGCTGGAGGCCAAGTCCGTGCACCCCGGCCGCTCGGCCTACCAGCATCTGCGGGCGCTCGCGCTGACCCACGGCATCCCGCGCCGCCGCGTGGACGAGGTCGTCCGGCTCGCCGGGCTCGGCGACGTCGCCGGCCAGCGGGCCGGTTCCTTCTCGCTCGGCATGGGCCAGCGGCTCGGCATCGCCGCGGCCCTGCTCGGCGACCCCCGCACGGTGATGCTGGACGAGCCGGTCAACGGCCTCGACCCCGAGGGCGTCTTGTGGATCCGCAACCTGCTCACCTCGCTCGCCGCGGAGGGCCGCACGGTCTTCGTGTCCTCCCACCTGATGAGCGAGGTCGCGCAGGTCGCGGACCATCTGATCGTCGTGGGCCGGGGGCGGCTGCTCGCCGACACGACCGTACGGGACCTGGTGCGCGAGGCGGGCGGTGACACCGTCCGGGTCGCCACCGAGGACCCGGGACGGCTGCGGGAGGTGCTCGCCGGGCCGGGCGTGGAGATCACCGGCCGGGGCGGCGCGGAGGAACTCCAGGTCAGCGGGGTGAGCGCCCGGGAGATCGGGCTGAAGGCCGCCGAGCACGGCATCCCCCTGTTCGAACTGAGCACCAAGGCGGTGTCCCTGGAATCGGCCTTCATGGACCTGACCAGGGACTCCGTCGAGTACCACGGAGGCACGCACGGCGGCGACACCGCCGGCACCCGCACCGACCGCACCGGGAGCGCCGCATGA
- a CDS encoding flavodoxin family protein, producing MPTLLIVHHTPSPNCQALFEAVVSGATAPEIEGVRVVRRAALAATATDVLEADGYLLGTPANLGYLSGALKHFFDQIYYPCLDETRGRPFGSYVHGGNDVTGAARALDTITTGLGWRRAAEPVTVTGEPGRADTEACWELGATLAASLSA from the coding sequence GTGCCCACCTTGCTGATCGTCCACCACACCCCGTCGCCCAACTGCCAGGCCCTGTTCGAGGCCGTCGTCTCCGGCGCCACCGCACCCGAGATCGAGGGCGTCCGGGTGGTGCGCCGCGCCGCCCTCGCGGCCACCGCCACCGACGTCCTCGAAGCCGACGGCTACCTCCTCGGCACCCCCGCGAACCTCGGCTACCTCTCCGGCGCCCTCAAACACTTCTTCGACCAGATCTACTACCCCTGCCTGGACGAGACCCGCGGCCGCCCCTTCGGCTCCTACGTCCACGGGGGCAACGACGTCACCGGCGCGGCGCGCGCCCTGGACACCATCACCACCGGCCTCGGCTGGCGCCGCGCGGCCGAGCCGGTCACCGTCACGGGTGAACCCGGCCGGGCCGACACGGAGGCATGCTGGGAACTCGGCGCCACCCTCGCCGCGAGCCTCTCCGCCTGA
- a CDS encoding class I SAM-dependent methyltransferase, whose amino-acid sequence MAEDERRVPAAVVFDALGLDYEKAFASSAAHRASLGWLLERLAPGSRVLDVGCGTGRPTARTLADAGHRVLGVDVSPVMVELAARQVPEAEFRHADIRELPLEDGSFDAACAYFSLLQMDRSEQEAVVGRLARAVRPGGFVVLATVPVDIEGAEGLFMGQPVRVTSFGADAFREVAGRAGLAVLGEERTEFAPAHPEAVPEPHLFLHCRRPGKPAR is encoded by the coding sequence GTGGCCGAGGACGAGCGCCGGGTGCCGGCGGCCGTGGTGTTCGACGCGCTGGGCCTCGACTACGAGAAGGCGTTCGCCTCCTCCGCCGCGCACCGGGCGTCCCTGGGGTGGCTGCTGGAGCGGCTGGCGCCGGGCAGCCGGGTGCTGGACGTGGGCTGCGGGACGGGGCGGCCGACCGCGCGGACCCTGGCGGACGCGGGGCACCGGGTGCTCGGGGTCGACGTGTCCCCGGTGATGGTGGAGCTGGCGGCACGGCAGGTGCCGGAGGCCGAGTTCCGGCACGCCGACATCCGCGAACTCCCTCTGGAGGACGGTTCGTTCGACGCGGCCTGCGCCTACTTCTCGCTGCTCCAGATGGACCGGTCCGAGCAGGAGGCCGTGGTGGGCCGGCTCGCGCGGGCGGTACGGCCCGGCGGGTTCGTGGTGCTGGCGACCGTGCCCGTCGACATCGAGGGCGCCGAGGGTCTCTTCATGGGGCAGCCGGTGCGGGTGACGAGCTTCGGCGCGGACGCGTTCAGGGAGGTGGCGGGGCGGGCCGGGCTCGCCGTACTGGGCGAGGAGCGTACGGAGTTCGCGCCGGCGCATCCCGAGGCCGTACCGGAGCCGCATCTGTTCCTGCACTGCCGGCGACCCGGGAAGCCCGCGCGGTAG
- a CDS encoding SRPBCC family protein, whose protein sequence is MSQVEESIEVHVPVTAAYNQWTQFEDFPQFMDGVERIEQRTDTLTHWKTKIGGVEREFDAEITEQIPDERVAWTSIGGEAHQAGVVTFHYIDDHTTKVMLQLDYEPEGLAETVGDKLGFVKRQATGDLKRFKGYIESRGGTETGAWRGEV, encoded by the coding sequence ATGTCCCAGGTCGAAGAATCCATCGAGGTCCACGTCCCCGTCACCGCCGCCTACAACCAGTGGACGCAGTTCGAGGACTTCCCGCAGTTCATGGACGGTGTCGAGCGCATCGAGCAGCGCACCGACACCCTCACCCACTGGAAGACGAAGATCGGCGGGGTGGAGCGGGAGTTCGACGCGGAGATCACCGAGCAGATCCCGGACGAGCGGGTCGCTTGGACCTCCATCGGCGGCGAGGCCCACCAGGCCGGCGTCGTCACCTTCCACTACATCGACGACCACACCACCAAGGTCATGCTTCAGCTCGACTACGAGCCCGAAGGTCTGGCGGAGACCGTCGGGGACAAGCTCGGATTCGTCAAGCGGCAGGCCACGGGTGACCTGAAGCGCTTCAAGGGGTACATCGAGTCCCGTGGCGGTACCGAGACCGGCGCCTGGCGCGGCGAGGTCTGA